The following proteins are encoded in a genomic region of Musa acuminata AAA Group cultivar baxijiao chromosome BXJ2-11, Cavendish_Baxijiao_AAA, whole genome shotgun sequence:
- the LOC135626308 gene encoding uncharacterized protein LOC135626308, protein MDLCRYPLDLILVPLSLLLTAGYHTYIWFGSKAKQPATTIGYTMSKRETWLQGVIQDNKKKDMLGVQSLRNALMSAILSASIAVTISTSLAALANNAYNSSHLRRHEFFGSQEGSTVVLKYASALLFLLFSFLSNSLAIGCLIDANFLINAGEEEFHKQAQKMLKRGCVLAVVGNRVLLVTLPMLLWFFGPVPMALSSVAMVLVFYELDLGDMGWKGAPFWSRRLKSVSKLLI, encoded by the exons ATGGATTTGTGCAGATATCCGTTGGATCTCATTCTAGTTCCCTTGAGCCTCCTCCTGACAGCAGGTTATCACACCTACATCTGGTTCGGCTCCAAGGCCAAGCAACCAGCCACCACGATCGGGTACACTATGAGCAAGAGAGAAACATGGCTGCAAGGCGTCATCCAG GACAACAAGAAGAAAGACATGCTAGGCGTCCAGAGCTTACGGAACGCTCTCATGTCGGCGATACTCTCGGCATCGATCGCCGTCACCATCAGTACCTCCTTGGCTGCTCTGGCTAACAACGCCTACAACTCGAGCCATCTCCGCCGGCACGAGTTCTTCGGTTCGCAAGAAGGGTCGACGGTGGTGCTGAAATACGCTTCTGCCTTGCTCTTCTTGTTGTTCAGCTTCTTGTCCAACTCCTTGGCGATCGGGTGCCTCATCGACGCCAACTTCCTCATCAATGCCGGGGAGGAGGAGTTTCACAAGCAGGCGCAGAAGATGCTGAAGAGAGGGTGCGTGTTGGCTGTCGTGGGCAACCGAGTGCTTTTGGTCACGCTTCCGATGCTGTTGTGGTTTTTTGGTCCTGTGCCGATGGCTTTGTCCTCGGTGGCCATGGTTTTGGTATTCTATGAGCTTGATTTAGGCGACATGGGTTGGAAAGGAGCCCCCTTTTGGAGTCGTCGACTCAAATCTGTCAGCAAGTTGCTGATCTAA